The following proteins are encoded in a genomic region of Pseudodesulfovibrio mercurii:
- a CDS encoding SEFIR domain-containing protein, translating to MSNIENSVPKVFISYSWTTPDYESQVVALAERLVEMGVDVVLDKWDLVEGADVNKYMEQMRADANISKVLMLCDKAYAEKADSRKGGVGTETLIITPEIYGQTDPASKDQRYIPIIMERDEQGHACCPIFLSGRSYIDMSTPDLFEKGFEQLLRAIFNKPVFKKPELGKPPAYILSDEEITLGSTSKQRAAMTALQSGKANALGACRDYFDTVIENLERFRVEPEGDGELDDRLVRSIEMLEEPKNELVEFFATLIRYVPAQQAGETLRRFIERLYPFTQWPDDGRHQWVEIAADNYRFFLHELFLCAVAIALKEERFEVVPELVQDFYFVGRLSSNEHPMKSYTRYRPYLGGLNDVRNARLELNRRSIHADMLKSRADMCPSLSFYHLMQADFFLYLHSYLHGREEGHLWYPISLLYIGYRSAPFEVFARSQSTAYFERMKVALGVESKVPLVELCGEFATGKIEPPKWGFESFSPAYLITIDALCTKP from the coding sequence ATGAGCAATATCGAAAATTCCGTCCCCAAAGTGTTTATTTCCTATAGCTGGACAACCCCCGATTACGAATCACAAGTCGTTGCTCTTGCGGAGCGGCTTGTCGAGATGGGCGTCGATGTTGTGCTGGATAAATGGGACCTTGTAGAAGGTGCGGACGTCAACAAATACATGGAGCAGATGAGGGCGGACGCTAATATTTCCAAGGTCCTTATGCTCTGTGACAAAGCCTATGCGGAGAAAGCCGATAGCCGCAAAGGCGGGGTTGGAACGGAAACGCTTATCATCACCCCGGAGATTTACGGTCAAACAGATCCCGCAAGCAAGGATCAAAGATATATCCCGATTATAATGGAACGGGATGAACAGGGCCACGCGTGCTGCCCGATATTTCTTTCTGGTAGAAGTTATATCGATATGTCCACCCCTGATTTGTTTGAGAAGGGATTTGAACAGTTGCTACGGGCGATCTTCAACAAGCCGGTTTTTAAAAAGCCGGAATTGGGAAAACCGCCTGCGTATATTCTTAGTGACGAAGAAATCACTCTCGGAAGTACCTCGAAGCAACGAGCTGCCATGACGGCGCTTCAATCTGGGAAAGCAAATGCTCTTGGGGCCTGCAGGGACTATTTCGATACGGTTATCGAGAACCTTGAGCGTTTTCGGGTTGAGCCTGAAGGTGATGGGGAACTGGACGATCGCTTGGTGCGGAGCATCGAGATGCTGGAAGAACCCAAAAACGAATTGGTTGAATTTTTCGCAACCTTAATTCGATATGTCCCTGCTCAGCAGGCTGGAGAGACTCTTCGTCGGTTCATTGAAAGGCTTTATCCGTTTACCCAGTGGCCCGATGACGGAAGGCATCAATGGGTGGAAATTGCTGCCGACAATTACCGATTTTTTCTTCATGAGTTGTTCTTATGCGCCGTTGCCATTGCCTTGAAGGAAGAACGCTTTGAAGTGGTTCCCGAATTGGTACAGGATTTCTATTTCGTCGGTCGGCTTAGCTCCAATGAACACCCTATGAAGTCGTACACTCGCTATCGACCATATCTCGGGGGGCTCAATGATGTGCGAAATGCCCGCCTTGAATTGAATAGGAGATCAATTCATGCCGACATGTTAAAAAGTCGGGCCGACATGTGCCCGTCCTTAAGCTTTTACCATCTGATGCAGGCAGATTTTTTCTTATATCTGCATAGCTATCTTCACGGCAGAGAAGAGGGACATCTGTGGTACCCTATTTCGTTGCTATATATAGGGTACAGGAGTGCGCCCTTTGAAGTCTTTGCGCGATCCCAATCTACGGCTTATTTTGAAAGAATGAAGGTGGCGTTAGGCGTAGAGTCTAAAGTCCCTTTGGTTGAATTGTGTGGGGAATTTGCCACCGGGAAAATTGAACCGCCAAAATGGGGGTTCGAATCGTTTAGCCCTGCATATTTGATAACCATAGACGCGTTGTGTACGAAACCTTGA
- a CDS encoding DUF2188 domain-containing protein: MSGKDMHVTPHPDGGWQGKKGGAKRASFKAETQAEARERAIDQGKREGLEVSIHGKDGRIREKNSYGNDPYPPKG, encoded by the coding sequence ATGAGCGGTAAAGACATGCATGTCACGCCCCATCCTGATGGTGGCTGGCAAGGCAAGAAAGGCGGCGCAAAGCGCGCTTCCTTCAAAGCCGAAACCCAGGCCGAAGCTCGGGAACGAGCCATTGACCAGGGGAAACGGGAAGGTCTTGAGGTCAGCATTCACGGAAAGGATGGAAGAATCCGTGAAAAAAACAGCTACGGCAACGACCCATACCCGCCCAAAGGGTAG
- a CDS encoding HAD family hydrolase produces MSFRKQRIAFVYDFDGTLAPGNMQEYDFIPKLKLTSKTFWNEVKRRAKDQQADEILAYMYLMLRKAKENDMRVTRQDFKQYAKRIEMFPGVSGWFDRVDDYAKEKGLIPQHYIISSGIREMLLGTSIANKFTDVFASSFMYDQHGVAEAPGLAVNYTTKTQFLFRINKGVRDICDNKKINQYIESDQREVPFTNMIFIGDGATDVPCMRLVKAQGGHSIAVYKPKTSKELAEQLRSEGRVHYVAPADYSKGKHMDKVAHAIIDKVAAYWAAKKL; encoded by the coding sequence ATGAGCTTTCGCAAACAGAGAATTGCATTTGTCTACGACTTCGACGGCACGCTTGCCCCCGGGAATATGCAGGAATACGACTTCATCCCGAAACTCAAGCTGACCAGTAAAACGTTCTGGAATGAGGTGAAAAGGCGCGCCAAGGATCAGCAGGCAGATGAAATTCTTGCCTACATGTATCTGATGCTTCGAAAGGCCAAAGAAAACGACATGAGGGTCACGCGGCAGGACTTCAAACAATACGCCAAGAGAATCGAGATGTTTCCCGGGGTCTCGGGATGGTTTGACCGAGTTGACGACTACGCCAAAGAAAAAGGGCTGATTCCCCAACATTACATCATCTCCTCCGGCATACGGGAAATGCTTTTGGGAACGAGCATTGCCAACAAATTTACCGATGTGTTCGCTTCGTCGTTCATGTACGACCAGCATGGCGTCGCCGAGGCCCCAGGGCTTGCCGTCAACTATACGACCAAGACGCAGTTCCTGTTTCGGATTAACAAAGGGGTTCGGGATATCTGCGACAACAAGAAGATCAACCAGTATATCGAGTCCGATCAGCGGGAAGTGCCGTTCACCAATATGATTTTCATCGGCGATGGGGCGACGGATGTCCCGTGTATGCGGCTTGTCAAGGCGCAGGGGGGACACTCCATCGCTGTCTATAAACCGAAGACTTCGAAGGAGCTTGCCGAGCAACTGAGGAGCGAAGGCCGGGTTCATTATGTGGCCCCGGCGGACTACTCGAAAGGCAAGCACATGGACAAGGTAGCCCATGCCATCATCGATAAGGTGGCGGCATACTGGGCGGCAAAGAAATTGTAA
- a CDS encoding restriction endonuclease subunit S: MIPEGWQKAKGVEIADKITKGASPKWQGFEYQENGILFVTSENVRDGFLDISRPKFLPDEFGEKMKNSRLADGDILINIVGASIGRSCIYENNGVPANINQAVCLLRLKKGYNVRFFSLYLQLPSTVRMLLGIQSDSARPNLSLADIRNCLFVFPKEQEQKAIATILSTWDRAIEKAEALIKAKERRKTGLMQRLLTGKVRFGEFAGEAWKEVPLGTLFEPVADTVGDKDIPPYSISAGIGFVSQREKWGKDIAGRQYANYTHLRKGEFAYNKGNSKKYQCGCAYLLRDQDEISVPNVFISFRPKSDQVSADFYEHFFIADYHARELKRYITSGARSDGLLNLNKKDFFKINVPCPPPREQEAIAKVLNAAVAEIDEHRNQLAALKEQKKGLMQQLLTGKVRVKS, from the coding sequence ATGATTCCTGAAGGGTGGCAGAAAGCAAAAGGTGTGGAGATAGCGGATAAGATTACCAAGGGAGCCTCCCCGAAGTGGCAAGGCTTCGAGTACCAAGAGAATGGGATTTTGTTCGTCACAAGCGAAAATGTGAGGGACGGCTTTTTGGATATTTCTAGGCCAAAGTTCTTGCCGGACGAGTTTGGCGAAAAGATGAAGAACAGTCGCTTGGCTGATGGAGATATTCTCATAAATATTGTGGGAGCTTCTATTGGCCGTAGTTGTATATATGAGAACAACGGTGTCCCTGCGAACATCAATCAGGCCGTTTGTTTGTTGAGATTGAAAAAAGGCTATAATGTCCGCTTTTTCTCACTGTATCTCCAACTTCCAAGTACGGTTAGGATGCTTTTGGGTATCCAGTCAGATTCTGCGCGTCCTAATCTGTCCTTGGCAGATATACGAAACTGCTTGTTCGTTTTTCCCAAAGAACAAGAACAAAAGGCCATTGCCACCATCTTGTCCACCTGGGACCGCGCCATCGAGAAGGCCGAGGCCCTCATCAAGGCCAAGGAGCGACGGAAAACGGGTCTCATGCAGCGACTTCTGACGGGCAAGGTTCGGTTCGGGGAATTTGCCGGGGAAGCGTGGAAGGAAGTTCCCTTGGGCACTTTGTTCGAACCGGTCGCAGATACCGTTGGGGACAAGGATATCCCCCCCTACAGCATTTCCGCCGGAATCGGTTTTGTCTCCCAGCGCGAAAAATGGGGCAAGGACATCGCCGGTCGGCAATATGCCAACTACACCCATTTGCGGAAAGGCGAGTTTGCCTACAACAAGGGCAACTCGAAGAAATACCAATGCGGCTGCGCCTACCTTTTGCGCGATCAGGACGAGATTTCCGTCCCGAACGTCTTTATCAGTTTCCGCCCCAAGTCCGATCAAGTCTCGGCCGATTTCTATGAACATTTCTTCATCGCCGATTACCACGCCAGGGAATTGAAGCGGTACATCACAAGCGGAGCCCGTTCCGACGGTCTTTTGAATCTGAACAAGAAGGATTTTTTCAAGATCAACGTCCCGTGCCCACCACCCAGGGAACAAGAGGCCATCGCCAAAGTCCTCAATGCCGCCGTCGCGGAAATAGACGAGCACCGCAACCAGCTCGCCGCCCTCAAGGAACAGAAAAAGGGCCTCATGCAGCAATTATTGACCGGAAAAGTGCGAGTAAAATCATAA
- a CDS encoding virulence RhuM family protein codes for MSEKSLTPMDQTTEFLLYTAPGGKVAVEVFLHNENIWLPQKRIAELFGVGVPAVSKHLANIFESGELAEDSVVSVLETTAADGKNYKTKYYNLDAIISVGYRVNSSKATQFRIWATERLREFIVKGFVLDDERLKNGRYFGKDYFRELLERVRSIRASERRIYQQITDIFAECSEDYDKNSEEAHLFYAHVQDKFHFAITGQTSSELIHQRADADKPRMGLQTYKNAPDGRVLLSDTKVGKNYLAEDEIKQLERTVSSFFDYIERIIESRTTFTMRAFADSVNRFLEFNEYKVLEGYGSISRKQADAKARAEYEKFNATQRIESDFDKAVKAIEAKKEGGE; via the coding sequence ATGAGTGAAAAAAGCCTGACCCCCATGGATCAGACCACGGAATTCCTGCTGTATACCGCCCCGGGCGGCAAGGTGGCCGTTGAGGTCTTCCTGCACAACGAGAATATCTGGCTGCCGCAAAAGCGGATCGCCGAGCTATTCGGAGTCGGTGTCCCGGCCGTTTCCAAGCATCTTGCCAACATATTTGAAAGCGGAGAATTGGCCGAGGATTCAGTTGTTTCCGTTTTGGAAACAACTGCCGCAGACGGCAAGAATTACAAGACAAAATACTACAATTTGGATGCCATCATCTCCGTCGGTTACCGGGTGAACTCGTCCAAGGCCACCCAGTTCCGTATCTGGGCCACCGAACGGCTCAGGGAGTTCATCGTCAAGGGGTTCGTGCTGGACGACGAGCGGCTCAAGAATGGCCGCTATTTCGGCAAGGACTATTTCCGGGAATTGTTGGAGCGGGTCCGGTCGATCCGGGCCAGCGAGCGGCGCATTTACCAACAGATCACCGACATCTTTGCCGAGTGCAGCGAGGATTACGACAAGAATTCCGAGGAAGCGCATCTGTTTTATGCCCATGTGCAGGACAAGTTTCACTTTGCCATCACCGGGCAGACTTCAAGCGAGCTGATCCATCAACGGGCCGACGCCGACAAGCCGAGGATGGGTTTGCAAACCTACAAGAACGCCCCGGATGGCCGGGTTCTGTTGTCGGACACCAAGGTCGGGAAGAATTATCTGGCCGAGGACGAGATCAAGCAACTGGAACGGACGGTATCCAGCTTTTTCGATTACATTGAGCGGATCATCGAAAGCCGCACCACGTTCACCATGAGGGCCTTTGCCGACAGCGTGAACCGTTTCCTGGAATTCAACGAGTACAAGGTGCTGGAAGGCTACGGCTCCATCTCCCGCAAGCAGGCCGATGCCAAGGCCCGTGCCGAGTACGAGAAGTTCAACGCGACCCAGCGTATCGAATCGGACTTTGACAAGGCGGTGAAGGCGATCGAGGCAAAGAAGGAAGGTGGGGAATGA
- a CDS encoding type I restriction-modification system subunit M → MTTTKVNQKEINDILFKACDTFRGILNASQYKDYILAMLFVKYLSDVYRERYDELSQQFKGDKERIGRRLARERFVMPEGCTFYDLYDQRNATNVGEVINTTFEKIEDANRAKLQGVFRNIDYNSEANLGKTKDRNRRLKKFLEDLNDPRLDLRPSRVGNLDVIGNAYEYLIANFAAGAGKKAGEFYTPPEVSELIAELVAPQPGERICDPACGSGSLLIKCGNRVRWTSEDFSLYGQEINGETWALAKMNMFLHGMDRARVEWGDTLREPKLIEDDTTMKFEVVVANPPFSLDKWGYKSAQSDPHNRFHRGLPPKSKADYAFISHMIETTTLESGRVGVVVPHGVLFRGGAEGKIRQQLIEENLLDAVIGLPANLFFGTGIPAAILVFKRNRPDKDVLFIDASREYADAKNQNKLRPENVRKIVDTYKAREFVDKYAYVAGFDELKENDFNLNIPRYVDTFEEEEEVDIAKVQGEIEELEKELVEVRKEMAGYLEELGVLR, encoded by the coding sequence ATGACCACCACCAAAGTGAACCAGAAAGAGATCAATGATATCCTTTTCAAGGCGTGCGACACCTTCCGGGGAATCCTCAACGCCAGCCAGTACAAGGATTATATCCTGGCGATGCTTTTCGTGAAGTATCTCTCGGACGTTTACCGGGAGCGGTATGACGAGTTGAGCCAGCAGTTCAAGGGTGACAAGGAGCGCATCGGACGCCGTCTGGCCAGGGAGCGTTTCGTCATGCCGGAAGGGTGCACCTTCTATGACCTTTACGACCAGCGCAACGCCACCAATGTGGGCGAGGTCATCAACACCACCTTTGAGAAGATTGAAGACGCGAACCGTGCCAAGTTGCAGGGTGTCTTCCGCAATATCGATTACAATTCCGAGGCGAATCTCGGCAAGACCAAGGACCGTAACCGTCGTCTGAAGAAGTTTCTGGAGGACCTCAATGATCCTCGCCTGGACCTGCGCCCGTCGCGGGTGGGCAACCTGGATGTCATCGGCAATGCCTATGAATACCTCATCGCCAACTTCGCCGCCGGCGCGGGCAAGAAGGCCGGGGAATTCTACACGCCGCCGGAGGTCTCGGAGCTGATCGCGGAACTGGTCGCCCCCCAGCCGGGCGAGCGCATCTGCGATCCCGCCTGCGGTTCGGGCTCGTTGCTCATCAAGTGCGGCAATCGGGTTCGCTGGACGTCCGAGGATTTTTCCCTGTACGGGCAGGAGATCAACGGAGAGACCTGGGCGCTCGCCAAGATGAACATGTTTCTGCACGGCATGGACCGGGCCAGGGTCGAATGGGGCGACACCCTGCGTGAACCCAAGCTGATCGAGGACGACACCACCATGAAGTTCGAGGTGGTCGTGGCCAATCCGCCCTTCTCCCTCGACAAGTGGGGCTACAAGTCGGCCCAGAGCGATCCGCATAATCGGTTCCACCGCGGCCTGCCGCCCAAGTCCAAGGCGGATTACGCTTTCATCTCGCACATGATCGAGACCACCACTCTGGAATCCGGGCGGGTCGGCGTGGTCGTGCCGCACGGTGTTCTTTTCCGGGGTGGCGCGGAAGGCAAGATCCGGCAGCAACTCATCGAGGAAAACCTTCTGGACGCGGTCATCGGCCTGCCCGCGAACCTGTTCTTTGGCACGGGCATCCCGGCGGCCATCTTGGTGTTCAAGCGCAACCGGCCCGACAAGGATGTCCTGTTCATCGACGCCAGCCGGGAATACGCCGACGCCAAGAATCAGAACAAGCTGCGTCCCGAGAATGTCCGGAAGATCGTGGACACGTACAAGGCCCGCGAGTTCGTGGACAAGTACGCCTATGTGGCCGGGTTCGATGAACTCAAGGAGAACGATTTCAACCTGAACATCCCCCGCTATGTGGACACCTTCGAGGAAGAGGAAGAAGTGGACATCGCCAAGGTGCAGGGCGAAATCGAGGAACTGGAAAAGGAGTTGGTCGAAGTCCGCAAGGAAATGGCCGGATACCTGGAAGAGCTGGGGGTGCTGCGATGA
- a CDS encoding restriction endonuclease subunit S, with protein MIREKTKSLVHSKCQSAPLKRVAKLFAGHPFRGRIEHDPEGTISVVQLKNVDPVLGVNEKRLPKVVPTGRRRPTFLEEGDILFVNRGMRFFGALVDKPLEKAVAAPHFFIIKANPALVRPDYLAWFLNGKQAQRYYGQCAAGTALPHITRKTLEALPVPVPSLERQALIAKVYQCGLQEKILTERIVEQRELLLSEILDAASQEKK; from the coding sequence ATGATTCGAGAAAAAACAAAAAGCTTGGTGCATTCAAAATGCCAATCGGCTCCCTTGAAGCGCGTGGCGAAATTGTTCGCCGGGCATCCGTTCCGGGGCAGGATTGAACACGATCCGGAAGGTACGATATCCGTGGTCCAGCTCAAGAATGTGGACCCTGTTCTGGGCGTGAACGAGAAGCGGTTGCCCAAAGTCGTACCGACTGGGCGCCGCCGCCCGACATTTCTGGAGGAAGGGGATATCCTTTTCGTAAACCGCGGGATGCGTTTTTTCGGAGCGCTGGTCGACAAGCCGCTTGAAAAAGCCGTGGCCGCACCGCATTTTTTCATTATCAAGGCCAACCCCGCGTTGGTTCGCCCGGATTATCTGGCCTGGTTCCTGAACGGCAAGCAGGCCCAGCGATATTATGGGCAGTGCGCGGCCGGGACGGCCTTGCCGCATATCACCCGAAAGACGTTGGAGGCGCTTCCGGTTCCGGTGCCGTCTCTCGAAAGGCAAGCGCTGATAGCCAAGGTCTACCAGTGTGGTTTGCAAGAAAAAATTTTGACGGAACGGATCGTGGAGCAACGGGAATTGTTGTTGTCCGAGATATTGGACGCCGCATCGCAAGAGAAAAAATAA
- a CDS encoding helix-turn-helix domain-containing protein, whose amino-acid sequence MGNTSLASKALSPDAAETLKQLGANIKEARVRRGMTQVELATRASTSHAALGRLERGEPSVGIGILVQVLDVLGLAAGLGQVADPDMDDVGKSLQQLKSPKRVRTKKRDDLDF is encoded by the coding sequence ATGGGAAATACATCGCTCGCAAGCAAGGCGTTGTCCCCCGATGCTGCGGAGACGTTGAAACAACTGGGTGCGAACATCAAGGAAGCACGTGTGCGTCGAGGGATGACGCAGGTCGAGCTGGCCACACGGGCATCGACCAGTCATGCCGCCCTGGGGCGGCTTGAACGCGGCGAACCGTCGGTGGGCATCGGCATCCTGGTGCAGGTCCTAGACGTGCTGGGGCTGGCCGCAGGGCTTGGCCAAGTGGCCGATCCGGACATGGACGACGTCGGGAAGTCTCTCCAACAGTTGAAAAGCCCAAAGCGAGTCCGCACCAAGAAGCGTGACGACCTTGATTTCTAG
- a CDS encoding type II toxin-antitoxin system HipA family toxin, whose product MPTDKTYVYIHLGGEFVPAGLLTMHQDGREVVSAFAYGRRYLERRDAAPVDPLQLPLGQAEYHAGGMFRAFQDASPDGWGRHLLDRAAERDGVVPSEFDYLTVLNQEDRIGALAFGPDLNGPRPATPVWRPEEIPGDRLDLAAMLRDVDAVLNHEALPADQRRFLIRGSSVGGAQPKAAVEYEGRSWIAKFSRELEQWPTCRIELAAMRLAAKCGIRVPECLVVDVGGRDVFLAARFDRGGNPPMRHHFLSAMTLTGADDMANGTYGDIALALRRFGVAGHLKADLEELFRRMVFNILCNNWDDHLKNHGFLYDTASGKWRLSPAYDIVPQPQRDGDDASRLTLGIGKQGRVATLDNALSRCADFDLDLPKAREIALGMAVLVRENWQGENERAGVPEAKIRLIEEAYRVALLEGG is encoded by the coding sequence ATGCCCACGGACAAAACCTACGTCTATATCCATCTTGGCGGCGAATTCGTCCCGGCGGGACTGCTGACCATGCACCAGGACGGCCGGGAGGTGGTCTCCGCCTTCGCCTATGGTCGGCGTTACCTGGAACGAAGGGATGCCGCACCCGTTGATCCGCTTCAGTTGCCGCTGGGGCAGGCCGAATATCATGCCGGAGGCATGTTCCGGGCCTTCCAGGACGCCAGCCCGGACGGATGGGGCCGCCACCTACTGGATCGGGCTGCGGAACGGGACGGGGTTGTCCCCTCGGAATTCGACTATCTGACTGTCCTGAACCAGGAGGACCGCATCGGCGCGCTCGCTTTCGGGCCGGATCTGAATGGCCCGCGACCGGCGACGCCTGTCTGGCGGCCCGAGGAAATCCCCGGCGACCGCCTTGACCTGGCCGCCATGCTCCGGGACGTGGATGCGGTCCTCAATCACGAGGCCTTGCCCGCCGACCAACGGCGCTTTCTGATTCGCGGCTCGTCCGTAGGCGGCGCACAGCCCAAGGCGGCCGTGGAGTACGAGGGCAGGTCCTGGATCGCCAAATTCTCGCGGGAGCTGGAACAGTGGCCAACCTGCCGCATCGAGTTGGCGGCCATGCGGCTGGCCGCGAAATGCGGCATCCGGGTTCCCGAATGCCTGGTGGTGGACGTGGGCGGACGGGATGTATTCCTGGCCGCCCGGTTCGACCGGGGCGGAAACCCGCCCATGCGCCATCACTTCCTGTCAGCCATGACGCTCACCGGGGCCGACGACATGGCGAACGGAACCTACGGCGACATCGCCTTGGCCTTGCGCCGTTTCGGGGTGGCGGGCCACCTCAAGGCCGACCTTGAGGAGCTGTTCCGCCGCATGGTCTTCAACATCCTGTGCAACAACTGGGACGACCACCTCAAGAACCACGGCTTCCTCTACGACACCGCAAGCGGCAAATGGCGGCTCTCACCCGCCTACGACATCGTGCCGCAACCCCAGCGCGACGGCGACGACGCCAGCCGCCTGACCCTGGGCATCGGCAAACAGGGCCGGGTTGCTACGCTCGACAACGCGTTGTCACGATGTGCTGATTTCGATCTCGATTTGCCCAAGGCCCGGGAAATCGCCCTGGGCATGGCCGTATTGGTGCGCGAAAACTGGCAGGGAGAGAATGAGCGGGCAGGCGTGCCGGAAGCGAAAATACGGTTGATCGAGGAGGCGTACCGGGTTGCCCTTTTGGAAGGGGGATAA